The following are encoded in a window of Amycolatopsis lexingtonensis genomic DNA:
- the gcvP gene encoding aminomethyl-transferring glycine dehydrogenase has product MNPSLASLEQGIPFAERHLGPGPGELRHILDVIGVASLDELAEHAVPESLRASAEPLELPSAASEAQALAELRALAARNRPTAAMIGLGYHDTVTPPVIRRNVLENPAWYTAYTPYQPEISQGRLEALLNFQTMIADLTALPVANASLLDEATAAAEAMTLVRRAGKSASHRFVVDQDTLPQTLAVLRTRAEPLGIELVVEDLSQGLTGLGLGGDFFGVLLAYPGASGAVRELDLTIADAKKHGAAVVVAADPLALTLLRPPGELGADVAVGSTQRFGVPLGFGGPHAAYLAVRKGLERQLPGRLVGVSADADGAPAYRLALQTREQHIRREKATSNICTAQVLLAVMASMYAVYHGPDGLRAIALRAHRMATVLAAGLAEGGVEVVHGEFFDTVTAAVPGRADAVVAAARDLGVSLRRIDEDHVGVACDETTTRERLSFVWKAFGVSVSDVDGLDADTADALPAPLRRTSEFLTHPVFHEHRSETAMLRYLRRLADRDYALDRGMIPLGSCTMKLNATAEMEPVTWPEFAGLHPFAPAEDAAGLLEVVADLSAWLARITGYDAVSLQPNAGSQGEFAGLLAIRAYHRSRGEGARDVCLIPASAHGTNAASAVMAGMRVVVVRCDDAGNIDLAHLRSTVDEHRGDLAAIMLTYPSTHGVYEDTVGEVCAAVHDAGGQVYVDGANLNALIGVAQYGRFGADVSHLNLHKTFCIPHGGGGPGVGPIGVRAHLAAFLPNHPLQPAAGPATGVGPVSAAPWGSASILPISWAYVRMMGAAGLRRATLVAVANANYIARRLGEHYPVLYAGRSGFVAHECILDLRPLTKATGVTVDDVAKRLADYGLHAPTMSFPVAGTLMVEPTESEDLAELDRFCAAMIAIRAEIDRVASGEWPLAESPLRLAPHTAGCLAGDWNRPYSRETAVFPAGRTAAKIWPPVRRIDGASGDRNLVCSCPPPEAFA; this is encoded by the coding sequence GTGAATCCGTCACTCGCCTCCCTGGAACAGGGGATTCCCTTCGCCGAGCGGCACCTCGGGCCCGGTCCCGGCGAACTCCGGCACATCCTCGACGTCATCGGGGTCGCTTCCCTCGACGAACTCGCCGAACACGCCGTTCCCGAGTCGCTGCGCGCGTCCGCCGAGCCGCTCGAACTGCCGTCGGCGGCCTCCGAAGCCCAGGCGCTGGCCGAACTGCGCGCGCTGGCCGCCCGCAACCGGCCGACCGCCGCGATGATCGGGCTCGGCTACCACGACACCGTGACCCCGCCGGTGATCCGGCGGAACGTGCTCGAGAACCCGGCCTGGTACACCGCCTACACGCCGTACCAGCCGGAAATCTCCCAAGGGCGGCTCGAAGCGCTGCTCAACTTCCAGACCATGATCGCGGACCTGACCGCGCTCCCGGTCGCGAACGCCTCCCTCCTCGACGAAGCCACCGCGGCCGCCGAGGCGATGACGCTGGTGCGGCGGGCCGGGAAGTCCGCGTCGCACCGGTTCGTCGTCGACCAGGACACCCTGCCGCAGACGCTCGCCGTGCTGCGGACGCGGGCCGAGCCGCTCGGGATCGAGCTGGTCGTGGAAGACCTGTCCCAGGGACTCACCGGGCTGGGGCTCGGCGGCGACTTCTTCGGCGTGCTGCTGGCCTACCCGGGCGCTTCGGGCGCGGTGCGCGAACTCGACCTGACCATCGCGGACGCCAAGAAGCACGGCGCCGCGGTGGTCGTGGCCGCGGACCCGCTCGCCTTGACGCTGCTGCGGCCGCCGGGTGAGCTCGGCGCCGACGTCGCCGTGGGGTCGACGCAGCGGTTCGGCGTCCCGCTCGGCTTCGGTGGTCCGCACGCGGCCTACCTCGCGGTGCGGAAGGGGCTCGAGCGGCAGCTGCCCGGCCGCTTGGTCGGTGTCTCGGCCGACGCCGACGGCGCGCCCGCGTACCGGCTCGCGCTGCAGACGCGCGAGCAGCACATCCGCCGCGAGAAGGCGACTTCGAACATCTGCACCGCGCAGGTCCTGCTGGCCGTCATGGCGTCGATGTACGCCGTGTACCACGGGCCTGATGGCCTCCGCGCGATCGCGCTGCGGGCCCACCGGATGGCCACCGTGCTCGCCGCCGGCCTGGCCGAAGGCGGCGTCGAGGTCGTGCACGGCGAGTTCTTCGACACCGTGACCGCGGCGGTGCCGGGCCGGGCCGACGCGGTCGTCGCGGCGGCCCGCGACCTCGGCGTCTCCCTGCGCCGGATCGACGAAGACCACGTCGGCGTCGCCTGCGACGAGACGACCACGCGGGAGCGGCTTTCCTTCGTGTGGAAGGCGTTCGGCGTCTCGGTGTCCGATGTGGACGGCCTGGACGCGGACACGGCCGACGCGCTCCCGGCGCCGTTGCGGCGCACGAGCGAGTTCCTCACGCACCCGGTGTTCCACGAGCACCGGTCGGAAACCGCGATGCTGCGGTACCTGCGCCGGCTGGCCGACCGGGACTACGCGCTCGACCGCGGCATGATCCCGCTCGGCTCCTGCACGATGAAGCTCAACGCCACCGCGGAGATGGAACCGGTCACCTGGCCGGAGTTCGCCGGGCTGCACCCGTTCGCGCCCGCCGAGGACGCCGCCGGCCTGCTCGAAGTGGTGGCCGACCTGAGCGCCTGGCTCGCGCGGATCACCGGCTACGACGCGGTTTCGCTGCAGCCCAACGCCGGGAGCCAGGGCGAGTTCGCCGGCCTGCTGGCGATCCGCGCCTACCACCGCTCGCGCGGCGAGGGCGCGCGGGACGTCTGCCTGATCCCGGCCAGCGCGCACGGCACGAACGCGGCGAGCGCCGTGATGGCGGGGATGCGGGTGGTCGTCGTCCGCTGCGACGACGCCGGGAACATCGACCTCGCCCACCTGCGGTCCACTGTGGACGAGCACCGCGGCGACCTGGCCGCGATCATGCTGACCTACCCGTCGACGCACGGGGTGTACGAGGACACCGTCGGCGAGGTCTGCGCGGCGGTGCACGACGCGGGCGGGCAGGTGTACGTCGACGGCGCCAACCTGAACGCGCTGATCGGCGTCGCCCAGTACGGCCGGTTCGGCGCCGACGTGTCGCACCTCAACCTGCACAAGACGTTCTGCATCCCGCACGGTGGCGGCGGCCCCGGCGTCGGGCCGATCGGGGTCCGCGCGCACCTGGCGGCGTTCCTGCCGAACCACCCGCTGCAGCCGGCGGCCGGCCCCGCGACCGGCGTCGGCCCGGTCAGCGCGGCGCCGTGGGGCAGTGCGTCGATCCTGCCGATCTCGTGGGCGTACGTCCGGATGATGGGCGCCGCCGGCCTGCGCCGGGCGACGCTCGTGGCGGTGGCCAACGCCAACTACATCGCCCGGCGCCTCGGCGAGCACTACCCGGTGCTGTACGCCGGCCGGTCGGGTTTCGTGGCGCACGAGTGCATCCTGGACCTGCGGCCGCTGACGAAGGCGACGGGCGTGACCGTGGACGACGTCGCGAAGCGGCTGGCGGACTACGGGCTGCACGCGCCGACGATGTCGTTCCCGGTCGCGGGCACGCTGATGGTCGAGCCGACCGAGAGCGAGGACCTGGCCGAGCTGGACCGCTTCTGCGCGGCGATGATCGCGATCCGCGCGGAGATCGACCGCGTGGCGTCGGGGGAGTGGCCCCTGGCGGAGTCCCCGCTACGGCTGGCCCCGCACACGGCGGGCTGCCTGGCCGGCGACTGGAACCGCCCGTACAGCCGCGAGACGGCGGTGTTCCCGGCGGGCCGGACGGCGGCGAAGATCTGGCCCCCGGTCCGCCGCATCGACGGTGCGTCCGGCGACCGCAACCTGGTCTGCTCCTGCCCGCCCCCGGAAGCCTTCGCCTGA